The Chlorocebus sabaeus isolate Y175 chromosome 16, mChlSab1.0.hap1, whole genome shotgun sequence genome window below encodes:
- the KIF18B gene encoding kinesin-like protein KIF18B isoform X2, which translates to MAVEDSTLQVVVRVRPPTPRELDGQRRPVVQVVDERVLVFNPEETDGGLPGLKWGGTHDGPKKKGKDLTFVFDRIFGEAATQQDVFQHTTHSILDSFLQGYNCSVFAYGATGAGKTHTMLGREADPGIMYLTTVELYRRLEARQQEKCFEVLISYQEVYNEQIHDLLEPKGPLAIREDPDKGVVVQGLSFHQPASAEQLLEMLTRGNRNRTQHPTDANATSSRSHAIFQIFVKQQDRVPGLTQAVQMAKMSLIDLAGSERASSTHAKGERLREGANINRSLLALINVLNALADAKGRKTHVPYRDSKLTRLLKDSLGGNCRTVMIAAISPSSLAYEDTYNTLKYADRAKEIRLSLKSNVTSLDCHISQYATICQQLQAEVAALRKKLQVYEGGGQPPKQYLPRSPKSGPPQHLPSSPLPPHPPSLPCTPELPAGPRALQEESLGTEAQVERAMEGNSSDQEQSPKDQGEGPAEEVLTQMPEQNPTHALPESPGLTLQPNPVVGHLSAQELERDCSKQLALKVLCLAQRQYSLLQAANLLTPDMITEFETLQQLVQEEKTEPGAEASSTSGLASGAPLTQELCSESKPPGHTGPVTRTMARRLSGPLHTLGVPSGPNYTPAQESQWPMEKKKRRRPSPLDPDSPMAPKRGTKRQRQSFLPCLRRGSLPDAQPSQGPSTPKGERASSPCHSPHFCPTTVIKSRVPLGPSAMQNCSTPLALPTRDLNATFDLSEEPPSKPSFHECIGWDKIPQELSRLGQPFIPRGSMPLFTMKGPKPTSSLPGTSACQKKRIASSSVSRGRSRIARLPSSTLKRPAGPLVLPELPLSPLCPSNQRSGKDLIRVGRVLSAGNGVTKVS; encoded by the exons ATGGCAGTGGAGGACAGCACGCTGCAAGTGGTGGTGCGGGTGCGGCCCCCCACCCCTCGGGAGCTGGACGGTCAGCGGCGGCCAGTGGTTCAGGTGGTGGACGAGCGGGTGCTGGTGTTTAACCCTGAGGAGACTGATGGAGGGCTCCCTGGCCTGAAGTGGGGCGGCACCCATGATGGCCCCAAGAAGAAGGGCAAAGACCTGACGTTTGTCTTTGACCGGATCTTTGGCGAGGCGGCCACCCAACAGGACGTGTTCCAGCACACCACGCACAGCATCCTAGACAGCTTCCTTCAGGGCTACAACTGCTCAG TGTTTGCCTACGGGGCTACCGGGGCTGGGAAGACACACACCATGCTGGGAAGGGAGGCGGACCCCGGCATCATGTACCTGACCACCGTGGAACTGTACAGGCGCCTGGAGGCCCGCCAGCAGGAGAAGTGCTTCGAGGTGCTCATCAGCTACCAGGAG gTGTACAACGAGCAGATCCATGACCTCCTGGAACCCAAGGGGCCCCTTGCCATCCGCGAGGACCCTGACAAGGGGGTGGTGGTGCAAGGACTTTCTTTCCACCAG CCAGCCTCAGCTGAGCAGCTGCTGGAGATGCTGACCAGGGGGAACCGTAACCGCACACAGCACCCCACTGATGCCAACGCGACTTCCTCCCGCTCCCATGCCATCTTCCAG ATCTTTGTGAAGCAGCAGGACAGGGTTCCAGGACTGACCCAGGCTGTCCAGATGGCCAAGATGAGCCTGATTGACCTAGCTGGCTCAGAGCGGGCATCCAGCACCCATGCGAAGGGGGAGCGGCTGCGGGAGGGGGCCAACATCAACCGATCTCTGCTGGCTCTCATCAACGTCCTCAACGCCTTGGCCGACGCAAAG GGCCGCAAGACCCATGTGCCCTACCGGGACAGCAAACTGACCCGCCTGCTCAAAGACTCCCTCGGGGGCAACTGCCGCACCGTGATGATCGCTGCCATCAGCCCCTCCAGCCTGGCCTACGAGGACACGTATAACACCCTCAAATATGCCGACCGGGCCAAGGAGATCAGGCTCTCG CTGAAGAGCAACGTGACCAGCCTGGACTGTCACATCAGCCAGTATGCTACCATCTGCCAACAGCTCCAGGCTGAG GTAGCCGCTCTGAGGAAGAAGCTCCAAGTATATGAAGGGGGAGGCCAACCCCCAAAACAGTACCTCCCAAGATCCCCCAAGTCGGGACCACCACAACA CCTTCCCAGCTCCCCCTTGccaccccaccctcccagccTGCCCTGTACTCCAGAGCTCCCTGCAGGGCCTAGAGCCCTTCAAGAGGAGAGTCTGGGGACAGAGGCCCAGGTGGAGAGGGCCATGGAAGGGAACTCTTCAGACCAGGAGCAGTCCCCAAAGGACCAGGGTGAAGGCCCAGCTGAGGAG GTTCTAACACAGATGCCAGAGCAGAACCCCACACATGCACTGCCAGAGTCCCCTGGCCTGACCCTGCAGCCCAACCCAGTTGTGGGCCACCTCTCAGCACAGGAACTGGAACGAGATTGTTCTAAACA GTTGGCCCTTAAGGTGCTGTGCCTGGCCCAGCGGCAGTACTCCCTGCTCCAAGCAGCCAACCTCCTGACCCCCGACATGATCACGGAGTTTGAGACCCTACAGCAGCTGGTGCAAGAGGAAAAAACTGAGCCTGGGGCAGAGGCCTCTAGCACTTCTGGCCTGGCCAGTGGGGCACCTCTGACTCAGGAGCTGTGTTCAGAGTCAA AGCCTCCAGGACACACTGGCCCTGTGACCCGGACCATGGCGAGGCGACTGAGTGGCCCCCTGCACACGCTGGGGGTCCCATCTGGACCTAACTACACACCAGCCCAGGAATCCCAATGGCCcatggagaagaagaagaggaggagaccaAGCCCCTTGGATCCAGACAGTCCCATGGCCCCAAAGCGGGGCACCAAGCGCCAGCGCCAGTCCTTCCTGCCCTGCCTGAGGAGAGGGTCTCTGCCTGACGCCCAACCTTCACAGGGGCCCAGCACCCCCAAAGGAGAAAGGGCCTCCTCCCCCTGCCATTCCCCTCACTTTTGCCCAACCACAGTCATCAAAAGCCGGGTGCCCCTAGGCCCTTCCGCCATGCAGAACTGCTCCACCCCGCTGGCCCTGCCCACTCGAGACCTCAACGCCACCTTCGATCTCTCCGAGGAGCCTCCCTCAAAGCCCAGTTTCCATGAATGCATTGGCTGGGACAAAATCCCCCAGGAGCTGAGCAGGCTAGGCCAGCCCTTCATCCCCAG gGGATCCATGCCCCTATTCACCATGAAGGGTCCCAAGCCAACATCTTCCCTCCCTGGGACCTCTGCCTGCCAGAAGAAGCGCATTGCGAG tTCCTCAGTCTCCCGTGGCCGCAGCCGCATCGCCCGCCTCCCCAGCAGCACTTTGAAGAGGCCAGCTGGGCCCCTTGTACTCCCAG AGCTGCCCTTGAGTCCCCTGTGCCCTAGCAACCAGAGGAGTGGAAAGGACCTCATCAGGGTGGGGAGAGTGCTGTCAGCGGGGAATGGCGTCACCAAGGTGTCCTGA
- the KIF18B gene encoding kinesin-like protein KIF18B isoform X1: MAVEDSTLQVVVRVRPPTPRELDGQRRPVVQVVDERVLVFNPEETDGGLPGLKWGGTHDGPKKKGKDLTFVFDRIFGEAATQQDVFQHTTHSILDSFLQGYNCSVFAYGATGAGKTHTMLGREADPGIMYLTTVELYRRLEARQQEKCFEVLISYQEVYNEQIHDLLEPKGPLAIREDPDKGVVVQGLSFHQPASAEQLLEMLTRGNRNRTQHPTDANATSSRSHAIFQIFVKQQDRVPGLTQAVQMAKMSLIDLAGSERASSTHAKGERLREGANINRSLLALINVLNALADAKGRKTHVPYRDSKLTRLLKDSLGGNCRTVMIAAISPSSLAYEDTYNTLKYADRAKEIRLSLKSNVTSLDCHISQYATICQQLQAEVAALRKKLQVYEGGGQPPKQYLPRSPKSGPPQHLPSSPLPPHPPSLPCTPELPAGPRALQEESLGTEAQVERAMEGNSSDQEQSPKDQGEGPAEEVLTQMPEQNPTHALPESPGLTLQPNPVVGHLSAQELERDCSKQLALKVLCLAQRQYSLLQAANLLTPDMITEFETLQQLVQEEKTEPGAEASSTSGLASGAPLTQELCSESIPVQSPLHPEPPGHTGPVTRTMARRLSGPLHTLGVPSGPNYTPAQESQWPMEKKKRRRPSPLDPDSPMAPKRGTKRQRQSFLPCLRRGSLPDAQPSQGPSTPKGERASSPCHSPHFCPTTVIKSRVPLGPSAMQNCSTPLALPTRDLNATFDLSEEPPSKPSFHECIGWDKIPQELSRLGQPFIPRGSMPLFTMKGPKPTSSLPGTSACQKKRIASSSVSRGRSRIARLPSSTLKRPAGPLVLPELPLSPLCPSNQRSGKDLIRVGRVLSAGNGVTKVS; this comes from the exons ATGGCAGTGGAGGACAGCACGCTGCAAGTGGTGGTGCGGGTGCGGCCCCCCACCCCTCGGGAGCTGGACGGTCAGCGGCGGCCAGTGGTTCAGGTGGTGGACGAGCGGGTGCTGGTGTTTAACCCTGAGGAGACTGATGGAGGGCTCCCTGGCCTGAAGTGGGGCGGCACCCATGATGGCCCCAAGAAGAAGGGCAAAGACCTGACGTTTGTCTTTGACCGGATCTTTGGCGAGGCGGCCACCCAACAGGACGTGTTCCAGCACACCACGCACAGCATCCTAGACAGCTTCCTTCAGGGCTACAACTGCTCAG TGTTTGCCTACGGGGCTACCGGGGCTGGGAAGACACACACCATGCTGGGAAGGGAGGCGGACCCCGGCATCATGTACCTGACCACCGTGGAACTGTACAGGCGCCTGGAGGCCCGCCAGCAGGAGAAGTGCTTCGAGGTGCTCATCAGCTACCAGGAG gTGTACAACGAGCAGATCCATGACCTCCTGGAACCCAAGGGGCCCCTTGCCATCCGCGAGGACCCTGACAAGGGGGTGGTGGTGCAAGGACTTTCTTTCCACCAG CCAGCCTCAGCTGAGCAGCTGCTGGAGATGCTGACCAGGGGGAACCGTAACCGCACACAGCACCCCACTGATGCCAACGCGACTTCCTCCCGCTCCCATGCCATCTTCCAG ATCTTTGTGAAGCAGCAGGACAGGGTTCCAGGACTGACCCAGGCTGTCCAGATGGCCAAGATGAGCCTGATTGACCTAGCTGGCTCAGAGCGGGCATCCAGCACCCATGCGAAGGGGGAGCGGCTGCGGGAGGGGGCCAACATCAACCGATCTCTGCTGGCTCTCATCAACGTCCTCAACGCCTTGGCCGACGCAAAG GGCCGCAAGACCCATGTGCCCTACCGGGACAGCAAACTGACCCGCCTGCTCAAAGACTCCCTCGGGGGCAACTGCCGCACCGTGATGATCGCTGCCATCAGCCCCTCCAGCCTGGCCTACGAGGACACGTATAACACCCTCAAATATGCCGACCGGGCCAAGGAGATCAGGCTCTCG CTGAAGAGCAACGTGACCAGCCTGGACTGTCACATCAGCCAGTATGCTACCATCTGCCAACAGCTCCAGGCTGAG GTAGCCGCTCTGAGGAAGAAGCTCCAAGTATATGAAGGGGGAGGCCAACCCCCAAAACAGTACCTCCCAAGATCCCCCAAGTCGGGACCACCACAACA CCTTCCCAGCTCCCCCTTGccaccccaccctcccagccTGCCCTGTACTCCAGAGCTCCCTGCAGGGCCTAGAGCCCTTCAAGAGGAGAGTCTGGGGACAGAGGCCCAGGTGGAGAGGGCCATGGAAGGGAACTCTTCAGACCAGGAGCAGTCCCCAAAGGACCAGGGTGAAGGCCCAGCTGAGGAG GTTCTAACACAGATGCCAGAGCAGAACCCCACACATGCACTGCCAGAGTCCCCTGGCCTGACCCTGCAGCCCAACCCAGTTGTGGGCCACCTCTCAGCACAGGAACTGGAACGAGATTGTTCTAAACA GTTGGCCCTTAAGGTGCTGTGCCTGGCCCAGCGGCAGTACTCCCTGCTCCAAGCAGCCAACCTCCTGACCCCCGACATGATCACGGAGTTTGAGACCCTACAGCAGCTGGTGCAAGAGGAAAAAACTGAGCCTGGGGCAGAGGCCTCTAGCACTTCTGGCCTGGCCAGTGGGGCACCTCTGACTCAGGAGCTGTGTTCAGAGTCAA TCCCTGTGCAGTCTCCTCTCCACCCAGAGCCTCCAGGACACACTGGCCCTGTGACCCGGACCATGGCGAGGCGACTGAGTGGCCCCCTGCACACGCTGGGGGTCCCATCTGGACCTAACTACACACCAGCCCAGGAATCCCAATGGCCcatggagaagaagaagaggaggagaccaAGCCCCTTGGATCCAGACAGTCCCATGGCCCCAAAGCGGGGCACCAAGCGCCAGCGCCAGTCCTTCCTGCCCTGCCTGAGGAGAGGGTCTCTGCCTGACGCCCAACCTTCACAGGGGCCCAGCACCCCCAAAGGAGAAAGGGCCTCCTCCCCCTGCCATTCCCCTCACTTTTGCCCAACCACAGTCATCAAAAGCCGGGTGCCCCTAGGCCCTTCCGCCATGCAGAACTGCTCCACCCCGCTGGCCCTGCCCACTCGAGACCTCAACGCCACCTTCGATCTCTCCGAGGAGCCTCCCTCAAAGCCCAGTTTCCATGAATGCATTGGCTGGGACAAAATCCCCCAGGAGCTGAGCAGGCTAGGCCAGCCCTTCATCCCCAG gGGATCCATGCCCCTATTCACCATGAAGGGTCCCAAGCCAACATCTTCCCTCCCTGGGACCTCTGCCTGCCAGAAGAAGCGCATTGCGAG tTCCTCAGTCTCCCGTGGCCGCAGCCGCATCGCCCGCCTCCCCAGCAGCACTTTGAAGAGGCCAGCTGGGCCCCTTGTACTCCCAG AGCTGCCCTTGAGTCCCCTGTGCCCTAGCAACCAGAGGAGTGGAAAGGACCTCATCAGGGTGGGGAGAGTGCTGTCAGCGGGGAATGGCGTCACCAAGGTGTCCTGA